A genomic stretch from Desulfatitalea tepidiphila includes:
- a CDS encoding LOG family protein: MMRDNRSFRGILQSDDGCIIKVLSNDGRRITFQSAFGLSQHMIRQLKENPEHIVFSERSRIARLGVQITSDPPCIDHLDGDLLVLTQTASAAIPGYPGLDQLGMFFDEGLPVGRMVFCDPDALLTSEEVLAAVDRAELKLPASAAISSDGSIVIAPHRVVCTLREDVDQETFGRILLREDGREMLNRYQLQKKVPHLVIPPGEGVITTCSMYLNEHYVVLQSGFSLGRNLPATVLDPIKTRGICIYLEIINGTRHTIVNPLISARVYGTPQKRTGERRKTSPSGPKGLSLADLKRLQAQLDARPKGTCYFTDRSVAMVDPSQGLKKVEFFANGPKEKCPVSKAQCSTARVDFSTRSRCCHQYATSRIHPDPQQPAGALVLKYFPNLVEHRDIINLVVREKVRALYFFEASCEFGPFLSQEDHSRLQEYHAFGVDVYWICSLNQRLMVHTMRDGKGYFVATDRLADFHKSMLFAFYGSTLPLSPVATERLGKLMDALVAFWGKSIGIVTGGGSGVMEAANTMARQRGILSGANFLDITDQAMTTDVDFCQVFQATCRHSRQKWFEIASFPIFNVGGLGTLEELGITLCNMKLSIIERVPIILFDTEGERDFWNSMRRQIATMVQHQRAPAWINDHLVITDDPAVVIEAYLKQLQLF, from the coding sequence ATGATGAGAGACAATCGATCCTTCAGGGGAATTTTACAGTCTGACGATGGTTGCATTATCAAGGTGTTGTCCAACGATGGCCGGCGTATCACCTTCCAGAGCGCATTCGGCTTGTCCCAGCACATGATCCGGCAACTCAAGGAAAACCCGGAGCACATCGTCTTCAGTGAACGTTCGCGCATCGCGCGGCTTGGGGTGCAGATCACCTCCGATCCGCCGTGCATCGACCATCTCGATGGCGACCTGCTGGTGTTGACCCAGACCGCATCGGCCGCCATTCCCGGCTATCCGGGGTTGGACCAGTTGGGGATGTTCTTCGACGAAGGTCTTCCGGTGGGACGCATGGTGTTTTGCGATCCCGACGCCCTACTCACATCCGAGGAGGTACTGGCCGCGGTCGACCGCGCCGAGCTCAAGCTACCGGCCTCTGCGGCTATTTCCAGCGACGGCAGTATCGTGATCGCACCCCACCGGGTGGTGTGCACGCTGCGCGAAGATGTGGACCAGGAGACCTTCGGCAGAATCCTGCTGCGCGAAGATGGCCGTGAAATGCTCAACCGCTATCAGCTTCAGAAAAAGGTGCCGCATCTGGTGATTCCCCCCGGCGAAGGGGTGATCACGACCTGCTCCATGTACCTGAACGAGCATTATGTCGTCTTGCAGAGTGGATTTTCGTTGGGACGCAACCTACCGGCCACGGTTCTCGATCCGATCAAGACGCGGGGGATATGCATCTACCTGGAAATCATCAACGGGACGCGCCATACGATCGTGAATCCCCTGATCAGCGCCCGGGTATACGGCACCCCTCAAAAAAGGACCGGGGAGCGGCGCAAGACATCGCCATCGGGCCCCAAAGGCTTGAGCCTGGCCGACCTGAAGCGGTTGCAAGCCCAACTGGATGCGCGTCCGAAAGGGACTTGTTATTTTACGGATCGTTCCGTGGCCATGGTCGATCCTTCCCAGGGATTGAAAAAGGTCGAGTTCTTCGCCAACGGTCCCAAGGAGAAATGCCCGGTCTCCAAGGCACAATGTTCGACGGCAAGGGTGGATTTTTCTACGCGGAGCCGCTGTTGCCACCAGTACGCCACGTCGCGCATCCATCCGGACCCTCAGCAGCCCGCCGGAGCTCTGGTGTTGAAGTATTTTCCCAATCTGGTCGAGCATCGCGACATCATCAACCTGGTGGTCAGGGAGAAGGTCCGCGCGCTATATTTTTTCGAAGCCTCATGTGAATTCGGACCCTTTCTCTCCCAGGAGGACCACTCCCGCCTGCAAGAGTACCACGCCTTTGGGGTGGATGTGTATTGGATCTGCAGCTTGAACCAACGGTTGATGGTCCATACCATGCGTGACGGGAAAGGCTATTTCGTGGCCACGGATCGGCTGGCCGATTTTCATAAGTCCATGCTTTTTGCATTTTATGGCTCAACGTTGCCTCTCTCCCCGGTCGCCACCGAACGGCTCGGGAAGCTGATGGATGCACTGGTCGCATTTTGGGGGAAGAGCATCGGCATCGTGACCGGCGGCGGCAGCGGGGTGATGGAGGCGGCCAACACCATGGCCCGACAGCGCGGCATCCTTTCAGGTGCCAATTTTTTGGACATCACCGACCAGGCCATGACCACGGACGTGGATTTTTGCCAGGTATTTCAGGCCACCTGCCGTCACAGCCGCCAGAAATGGTTCGAGATCGCCTCGTTTCCGATTTTCAACGTGGGCGGCCTGGGTACCCTGGAGGAACTGGGCATCACCCTGTGCAATATGAAGTTGTCGATCATTGAGAGGGTACCCATTATCCTGTTCGACACCGAAGGTGAGCGTGATTTCTGGAACAGCATGCGCCGCCAGATCGCCACCATGGTCCAGCATCAGCGGGCACCGGCCTGGATCAACGATCATCTGGTGATCACGGACGATCCGGCAGTGGTCATCGAGGCCTACCTCAAACAACTGCAGCTGTTTTGA
- a CDS encoding acyl-CoA dehydratase activase, producing MDKPIVALGLCMGASSVSLVRLELDRTTESSRKINGRPVIIDHIVRPHDGDPKQTLFKLMGTMDWNGIDRVAATGRKFRHFLNLSSIPEPQAVEYAYDHLKPADVNCPAVISAGGETFMVYQLNPAGRITNVLTGNKCAAGTGEFFLQQLRRMNVTLEEAGQWAETTEPYHVSGRCSVFCKSDCTHATNKGVPKARVTAGLGQMMANKILELLKKVDRRDLMLVGGTARNQMMVRYLRDAIPGLIIPDEAPYFEALGAALWALENQPQPFPGVDRLFGQQQNRFDILPPLAQFQDQVTFKQLTHDTVRDGDVCLLGLDVGSTTTKAVLLRQKDHALLASVYLRTNGDPVGASRHCYRAILEQVQSRVNPDQIEIIGLGVCGSGRQIAGLHALTDGVINEIIAHATASVYFDWDVDTIFEIGGQDAKYTYITNGVPSDYAMNEACSAGTGSFLEESALETLGVPMDQIAPVALGARRPPNFNDQCAAFISSDIKNAIHDGIAHEDILAGLVYSICMNYNNRVKGNRPMGRKIFMQGGVCYNQAVPLAMAALTGKPIIVPPEPGLMGAFGAALEVQKRITNGLMKPGRFDLAVLADRETQYGKSFICKGGAGKCDRRCEITRIIIEGKTYPFGGACNRYDNMRRNQRFDVAKLDLVRVRQQLVFGKYAPVPPDPSAPHYRGRIGLNRSFLVNTYYPLYAHFFSRLGFTPVLPDTADPAGIDQRNAPFCYPSELAHGFFHDLLTRHLPLTAIFMPHFKSVPRLDDTLSAQVCPLVQGETFYLQSTFKPLIQRLESEGTRIFAPLIELGKGLEDARKPLVGTATAMGISKSMAEQAFEKALAVMAACQAEMEDIGRQALADLANDTRKIGVVIFARPYNGFVEEAHKGIPHKFASRGIMVLPLDFLDLSGRPTKRHMYWGMGQRIMAGARLIKSHPQLFGTYITNFSCGPDSFLVGYFRNLMGRKPSLTLELDSHTADAGLETRIEAFLDIVHAYRQLEATAPDRPSDAEDYRPARTMVHDGVFSVIDAQGRTLPYTDPRVKLLFPSMGDLATRAIAAVFAGSGFHTHAHAPSNEAILKLGRGNTTCKECLPLILTTGTLLDYLHHQKQPDEVVLYFMPTGSGPCRFGQYYIFMEDLVRKLKIPDVAMFSLSSDDGYEGLPTSLHRKGWWAVVISDIFEDIRAMLLANAQARDTATSLFERQYALVLEALRKGRFEVLERTLAEVAARLARIPLKRPMEEVPVISLMGEIFVRRDGLSRQYLTEQLADKGFAAVCAPVAEWVHYSNYLVNKGLSDRGPIGWRNKIGARIKQHFMHKDERRIRTILASSGLVASHSADIEDIMDAARPYISPHLAGEAILTVGSSLKEVASVSCGVIAIGPFGCMPNRLAESLLNEAMKGEDKLASEPHNEELMAALTDVHDLPFLAIESDGSPFPQLIHAKLEAFCLRAERMHLRMLSAKLRN from the coding sequence ATGGATAAGCCAATCGTAGCATTAGGTTTGTGTATGGGCGCATCCTCGGTCTCCCTGGTTCGCCTTGAACTCGATCGAACGACCGAATCGTCCCGAAAAATAAATGGGCGCCCGGTCATCATCGACCACATCGTGAGACCGCACGATGGCGACCCGAAGCAGACCCTGTTTAAACTGATGGGAACGATGGATTGGAACGGCATCGACCGGGTGGCGGCAACCGGCCGCAAATTCCGCCATTTTCTCAACCTCTCCTCCATTCCCGAACCCCAGGCGGTCGAGTATGCCTACGACCACCTCAAACCCGCCGATGTCAATTGCCCGGCGGTGATCTCCGCCGGCGGCGAAACCTTCATGGTCTACCAGCTCAATCCAGCGGGCAGGATCACCAATGTGCTCACCGGCAACAAATGCGCCGCCGGTACGGGTGAATTCTTCCTGCAGCAACTGCGCCGCATGAATGTGACGCTGGAAGAGGCAGGGCAATGGGCCGAAACCACGGAGCCTTACCATGTCTCCGGGCGCTGCTCGGTCTTTTGCAAATCAGATTGTACCCACGCAACCAACAAGGGCGTTCCCAAGGCACGCGTCACGGCGGGACTCGGCCAGATGATGGCCAACAAGATCTTGGAACTGCTCAAAAAAGTGGACCGTCGCGATCTCATGCTCGTGGGCGGCACGGCCCGCAACCAGATGATGGTGCGGTATCTGCGCGACGCCATTCCGGGGCTGATCATTCCAGACGAGGCCCCCTATTTCGAGGCACTGGGTGCGGCACTGTGGGCGCTGGAGAATCAACCCCAGCCCTTTCCCGGCGTGGATCGGCTCTTTGGCCAACAGCAGAACCGTTTCGATATCCTGCCGCCCCTGGCGCAGTTTCAAGACCAAGTCACCTTCAAGCAATTGACCCATGACACGGTGCGCGATGGAGATGTCTGCCTGCTCGGCCTGGACGTGGGCTCCACGACCACCAAGGCCGTGCTCCTGCGCCAGAAGGACCATGCCCTGCTGGCCTCGGTCTATCTGAGGACCAACGGCGATCCGGTGGGCGCATCGCGTCATTGTTACCGCGCCATTCTCGAACAGGTCCAAAGCCGGGTCAACCCCGATCAGATCGAAATTATCGGGTTGGGGGTGTGCGGATCCGGACGCCAGATCGCCGGCCTGCACGCCCTGACCGATGGCGTGATCAACGAAATCATCGCCCATGCCACGGCATCGGTCTATTTCGACTGGGACGTGGATACCATATTCGAAATCGGCGGCCAGGATGCCAAATACACCTACATCACCAACGGTGTGCCGTCCGATTATGCCATGAACGAGGCCTGCTCGGCAGGCACCGGATCGTTTCTGGAAGAATCGGCCCTGGAGACCCTGGGCGTGCCCATGGACCAAATCGCACCGGTGGCCCTGGGGGCGCGACGGCCTCCCAATTTCAATGATCAATGTGCCGCATTTATCTCGTCGGACATCAAAAACGCCATTCATGACGGCATTGCCCATGAAGATATACTGGCCGGCCTGGTCTATTCGATCTGCATGAACTACAACAACCGGGTCAAGGGCAACCGCCCCATGGGTCGAAAGATCTTCATGCAGGGGGGCGTCTGCTACAATCAGGCCGTTCCCCTGGCCATGGCCGCCTTGACCGGCAAACCCATCATCGTTCCCCCGGAACCCGGCCTGATGGGCGCCTTCGGGGCCGCCCTGGAAGTTCAAAAACGCATCACCAACGGATTGATGAAACCAGGCCGTTTCGACCTGGCCGTGTTGGCCGATCGCGAAACCCAATACGGAAAGTCATTTATCTGCAAGGGTGGCGCCGGAAAATGCGATCGCCGCTGTGAAATCACCCGCATCATCATCGAAGGCAAAACCTATCCATTCGGCGGCGCCTGCAACCGCTACGACAACATGCGCCGCAATCAGCGGTTCGATGTGGCCAAACTCGATCTGGTCCGCGTGCGCCAACAGCTCGTCTTCGGCAAGTACGCGCCTGTTCCGCCCGACCCGTCAGCGCCACATTACCGCGGCCGGATCGGGTTGAACCGCAGCTTCCTGGTCAACACCTATTACCCCCTGTACGCCCACTTTTTCAGCCGCCTGGGATTTACCCCTGTGCTGCCCGACACGGCCGATCCGGCCGGTATCGATCAGCGCAATGCGCCATTTTGCTATCCGTCCGAGCTGGCCCACGGCTTTTTCCACGATCTGTTGACCCGCCATCTACCGCTGACGGCGATCTTCATGCCCCATTTCAAATCGGTGCCGAGACTCGACGATACGCTCAGCGCCCAGGTCTGTCCCCTGGTCCAGGGCGAGACGTTTTACCTGCAGTCGACTTTCAAACCGCTTATCCAACGCCTTGAATCCGAGGGCACCCGAATTTTCGCGCCGCTGATCGAACTGGGAAAAGGCCTGGAGGATGCGCGCAAGCCGTTGGTAGGTACGGCGACGGCCATGGGAATATCCAAATCCATGGCGGAACAGGCATTTGAAAAGGCCCTGGCCGTCATGGCGGCCTGCCAGGCGGAAATGGAGGATATCGGCCGCCAGGCCCTGGCGGATCTGGCAAATGACACGCGAAAAATCGGCGTGGTCATTTTCGCAAGGCCCTACAACGGTTTTGTGGAAGAGGCCCACAAGGGCATCCCCCACAAATTCGCCAGCCGCGGCATCATGGTGCTGCCGCTCGATTTTCTCGATCTGTCCGGCCGACCGACCAAACGTCACATGTACTGGGGCATGGGGCAACGCATCATGGCCGGTGCCAGGCTGATCAAATCCCATCCCCAGCTCTTTGGCACCTACATCACCAATTTTTCCTGCGGCCCCGATTCGTTTCTGGTCGGCTATTTCAGAAACCTGATGGGTCGTAAGCCCTCGTTGACCCTCGAACTGGACAGCCACACGGCCGACGCCGGGCTGGAGACACGCATCGAGGCCTTTCTCGATATCGTGCACGCCTATCGCCAACTGGAGGCAACGGCACCCGATCGACCCTCGGACGCCGAAGACTATCGACCGGCCCGCACCATGGTTCACGACGGCGTTTTCAGCGTCATCGACGCACAGGGCCGCACGCTGCCCTACACCGACCCCCGGGTGAAGCTGCTCTTTCCATCCATGGGCGACCTGGCCACCCGGGCTATCGCCGCCGTCTTTGCCGGCAGTGGGTTTCACACCCACGCCCACGCGCCCAGCAACGAAGCGATCCTCAAGCTGGGCCGCGGCAACACCACCTGCAAGGAGTGCCTGCCGCTGATTCTCACCACCGGCACCCTGCTCGATTACCTGCACCACCAGAAACAGCCGGACGAAGTGGTGCTCTACTTCATGCCCACCGGCTCGGGGCCATGCCGCTTCGGACAGTATTACATCTTCATGGAAGATCTGGTGCGCAAACTCAAAATCCCCGATGTGGCCATGTTCTCCCTCTCCTCGGACGACGGCTACGAAGGATTGCCCACCAGTCTGCACCGCAAGGGATGGTGGGCGGTGGTGATCTCCGATATCTTCGAGGATATCCGTGCCATGCTGCTGGCCAACGCTCAGGCCAGGGACACGGCCACGTCCCTGTTCGAGCGGCAATACGCGCTCGTACTGGAAGCCCTCCGCAAGGGACGCTTCGAGGTCCTGGAACGTACCCTGGCCGAGGTAGCCGCCCGATTGGCGCGCATTCCGCTGAAGCGGCCGATGGAAGAGGTGCCGGTGATCTCTTTGATGGGAGAGATATTCGTACGCCGGGACGGCCTCTCCCGGCAATATCTGACCGAACAACTGGCAGACAAAGGGTTTGCCGCCGTGTGCGCACCGGTGGCCGAATGGGTTCACTATTCTAATTACCTGGTCAACAAGGGATTGAGTGATCGGGGGCCCATCGGCTGGCGCAACAAAATCGGCGCCCGTATCAAGCAGCACTTCATGCATAAGGACGAACGGCGGATCAGGACGATTCTGGCCTCCTCCGGTCTGGTGGCATCCCATTCGGCGGACATCGAAGACATCATGGATGCCGCCAGGCCTTATATTTCACCCCATCTGGCCGGTGAAGCCATTCTTACCGTGGGCAGTTCCCTGAAAGAGGTGGCTTCGGTCTCCTGCGGTGTCATCGCCATCGGCCCGTTCGGCTGCATGCCCAATCGCCTGGCCGAATCGCTTTTGAACGAGGCCATGAAAGGTGAAGATAAACTGGCGTCCGAACCCCATAATGAAGAACTCATGGCCGCCTTGACCGATGTGCACGATCTGCCGTTTCTGGCCATCGAGAGCGATGGATCGCCTTTCCCACAGCTGATCCATGCCAAGCTCGAAGCCTTCTGCCTGCGGGCGGAACGCATGCATCTGCGGATGCTCTCGGCCAAACTGCGAAACTGA